Proteins from a genomic interval of Acomys russatus chromosome 19, mAcoRus1.1, whole genome shotgun sequence:
- the Lypd5 gene encoding ly6/PLAUR domain-containing protein 5 → MPEDQEGKPARRASQSGRSCPRCQSSAPQAAMGIPRTFLLCLLGSGLCLTGSQALQCYSFEHTYFGPFDLSAVKLPTVSCPQGCSEVILSLDTGYRSLVTMVRKGCWTGPTTGPMNSNQDALPPDYAVVRGCATDFCNTNLRTHDALPNLSTAPDPPTLSGTECYACLGTRPEDCSPESSRRVQCHQDQSACFQGNGRMTIGNFSVPVYIRTCHRPSCTTMGTTSPWTSIDLQGYCCEGHLCNRNSVTQTLSDVTSTAPARAPQSLTLLLLAAPLLLMALGVSLGLHE, encoded by the exons ATGCCTGAGGATCAGGAGGGGAAACCAGCCCGACGGGCAAGCCAGAGTGGAAGGAGCTGTCCTCGGTGTCAGAGCTCAGCTCCTCAGGCAGCCATGGGCATCCCCAGGACCTTCCTGCTGTGCCTCCTCGGGAGCGGCCTCTGCCTGACAG GCTCCCAAGCCCTGCAGTGCTACAGCTTTGAGCACACCTACTTTGGGCCCTTCGACCTCAGCGCCGTGAAGCTCCCCACTGTCTCCTGTCCTCAGGGGTGCTCTGAGGTGATCTTGTCGCTGGATACTG GATACCGCTCCCTGGTGACAATGGTCCGGAAAGGATGCTGGACGGGCCCCACCACAGGCCCCATGAACTCCAACCAGGACGCCCTGCCGCCCGATTACGCGGTGGTCCGCGGCTGCGCCACTGACTTCTGCAACACTAACCTCAGGACCCACGACGCCCTCCCCAACCTGAGCACag CGCCTGATCCACCGACGCTCAGTGGCACCGAGTGCTACGCCTGCTTGGGGACCCGCCCAGAAGACTGTTCCCCTGAGAGCTCCCGCCGGGTCCAGTGCCACCAGGACCAGAGCGCCTGTTTCCAGGGCAATGGCCGGATGACCATTG GCAACTTCTCGGTGCCTGTGTACATTCGGACCTGCCACCGGCCCTCCTGCACCACCATGGGCACTACCAGCCCCTGGACGTCCATCGACCTGCAGGGCTACTGCTGTGAGGGCCACCTCTGCAACAGAAACTCGGTGACACAGACCCTCTCCGATGTCACATCCACAGCCCCTGCCAGGGCTCCCCAGAGCCTGACCCTGCTGCTGCTCGCTGCTCCACTACTGCTCATGGCTCTGGGGGTGTCCCTTGGGCTCCATGAATAG